From the genome of Hathewaya histolytica, one region includes:
- a CDS encoding radical SAM/SPASM domain-containing protein — protein sequence MLFKIEDNIWFDNNKMLILRGNYSEDKYEEYISESPDIKIKNRFNEKWRPTITYLSAVNCNLKCSYCYADEGTYGDHHKKKYFTAETYIETFDHFYKMFDGIKAVSFFGGEPLLNYKHIKKFVEYIHNNYPKECIPEFGINTNGTIINSDIKEFLDKYKISMGTSLDGNKSLNDFNRKGDGIPSVYDKVVDTLNYLEDLDVHKIIQFTLTKVHVDEYEPGKLKKWLSELEKLNIEAYEIIPVTSNNKELKIDISDEKVLTKFKSMCEEMADYYLGKIASGKAEKVPRMFVGILMRIIQREYHQDCSAGYSFTITPDKIIYPCHCFSDKKEFALDFSELLTKNDFMNNKRFYEARLATREQVSECKECIAKNVCGAWCKGLTFVETGSLESVLEARCIMVKILVEKIVKFLVSEYPKNKENIRNNIIKYNNNALRRII from the coding sequence ATGCTTTTTAAAATAGAGGATAACATATGGTTTGATAATAACAAAATGTTAATTTTAAGGGGGAATTACTCAGAAGATAAGTATGAAGAATATATCAGTGAGAGTCCAGATATTAAAATAAAAAATAGATTTAATGAGAAATGGAGACCAACAATAACATACTTATCCGCTGTAAATTGTAATTTAAAATGCAGTTATTGTTATGCCGATGAGGGAACTTATGGGGATCATCATAAAAAGAAATATTTTACGGCAGAAACTTATATAGAAACATTTGACCATTTCTATAAAATGTTTGATGGGATTAAAGCAGTATCTTTCTTTGGTGGAGAGCCATTATTGAATTATAAACATATTAAGAAGTTTGTGGAATACATACATAATAATTATCCAAAAGAATGTATACCAGAATTCGGTATCAATACAAATGGAACAATAATTAATAGTGATATTAAAGAGTTTCTGGACAAGTATAAAATTTCTATGGGTACTAGTTTAGACGGAAATAAAAGCTTAAATGATTTTAATAGAAAAGGTGACGGTATTCCAAGTGTGTATGATAAGGTGGTAGACACATTAAACTATTTGGAAGATTTAGATGTGCATAAAATTATACAATTTACATTAACTAAGGTACATGTTGATGAATATGAACCTGGAAAGTTAAAAAAATGGTTATCAGAATTAGAAAAGTTAAACATAGAGGCCTATGAAATTATTCCTGTAACAAGTAATAATAAAGAATTGAAAATTGATATAAGCGATGAAAAAGTTCTAACAAAGTTTAAGAGTATGTGTGAAGAAATGGCGGATTACTATTTAGGCAAAATTGCTTCTGGAAAAGCAGAAAAAGTTCCAAGAATGTTTGTTGGAATTTTGATGAGAATTATTCAACGAGAATATCATCAAGATTGCTCTGCAGGATATTCCTTTACCATTACACCTGATAAGATTATATATCCATGTCACTGTTTTTCTGATAAAAAAGAATTTGCTTTGGATTTCAGTGAACTTTTAACAAAAAACGATTTTATGAATAATAAACGATTTTATGAAGCTAGATTAGCTACAAGAGAACAAGTTTCAGAATGTAAAGAATGTATAGCTAAAAATGTTTGTGGAGCATGGTGTAAAGGATTAACATTTGTTGAGACTGGAAGCCTAGAATCTGTGCTAGAAGCAAGATGTATAATGGTAAAAATTTTAGTTGAAAAGATAGTTAAATTTTTGGTCAGTGAATACCCTAAAAATAAGGAAAATATAAGAAACAACATTATTAAATATAATAATAATGCATTAAGGAGAATAATATAA
- a CDS encoding IS3 family transposase: MEPKYLTIQYFNQEKNWDVSCMCQQLNVSRAGYYKWLHREKTADELENEQIALWIKEYDEKFKHTLGYRRMRNYINRDKDKHYSRRRIQRIMHVLGVKSVIRNHKKPYRHSTPETTAGNVLHREFEAAKPNEKWATDVTEFKVPTSNKKVYLSAILDFYDRSVVSYVLSNRNDNKLVFDTYDLALSKNPDAMPMFHSDRGFQYTSKVFQKKLQEQGMTQSMSRVGCCIDNGPTEGFWGIIKSEMYYISNFSTEEELRQAIAEYIEYYNSGRYQERFDNLTPMEIRNAALQSKQPKQYPIPENKRIQAYKSELEAKKQKQIA; the protein is encoded by the coding sequence TTGGAGCCTAAATATCTTACTATCCAGTATTTCAATCAAGAAAAGAACTGGGATGTAAGTTGTATGTGTCAGCAATTAAACGTTTCTCGTGCTGGTTACTATAAGTGGCTTCATCGTGAAAAGACTGCAGATGAATTGGAAAATGAACAAATAGCTTTATGGATTAAGGAATACGATGAAAAATTCAAACATACCTTGGGATACCGCCGAATGCGTAACTATATCAATCGTGATAAAGACAAGCATTATAGTAGACGAAGAATTCAACGAATCATGCATGTATTAGGCGTTAAATCAGTAATTCGTAATCATAAAAAACCTTATCGTCATTCTACTCCAGAAACAACGGCAGGGAATGTTTTACATAGAGAATTTGAGGCTGCAAAGCCTAATGAAAAATGGGCAACTGATGTAACAGAATTCAAAGTACCAACGAGCAATAAAAAAGTGTATTTGAGTGCTATCTTAGATTTTTATGATAGATCTGTGGTGTCTTATGTATTAAGTAATCGAAATGACAATAAGCTTGTATTTGATACTTATGATTTAGCTTTGTCAAAGAACCCCGATGCTATGCCGATGTTTCACAGTGACAGAGGATTTCAATATACAAGCAAAGTATTTCAAAAGAAGCTTCAAGAACAGGGAATGACGCAATCAATGTCACGAGTTGGGTGTTGTATTGACAATGGACCAACAGAAGGCTTCTGGGGAATCATCAAATCAGAAATGTATTATATATCTAATTTCAGCACGGAAGAAGAACTAAGACAGGCAATAGCAGAATATATCGAGTACTATAATTCTGGAAGGTATCAGGAACGTTTTGATAATCTGACACCTATGGAGATTAGAAATGCTGCTTTACAGTCAAAGCAACCTAAACAATATCCGATTCCAGAGAATAAGCGTATACAAGCTTATAAGTCAGAATTAGAAGCAAAGAAACAGAAACAAATCGCATAA
- a CDS encoding helix-turn-helix domain-containing protein — protein sequence MSRSRYSAEQRIMAVEDYLSGRKSMQQICLGLGISSREAVRRWVLLYQIHGATAFDTSQKNKSYSKEFKIKIVEEYIAGIGSVTELAAKYNIPGVNTLQQWILKYNSDMELKDYDPKQEVYMAEARRKTTFNERKDIVKYCIEHKRDYKATAEKYDVSYSQVYNWVHKYDAVGEEGLTDNRGRHKSDEEVDELEKLRRENKRLKRQLEERDMTVELLKKVKEFERRRF from the coding sequence ATGTCTAGATCACGTTATTCAGCAGAACAAAGAATAATGGCTGTTGAAGATTATTTAAGTGGAAGAAAAAGTATGCAACAAATATGCTTAGGCCTTGGAATTTCAAGTCGTGAAGCAGTACGACGATGGGTACTTTTATATCAAATTCATGGAGCCACAGCATTTGATACAAGCCAAAAGAATAAAAGTTATTCTAAAGAATTTAAAATCAAGATTGTTGAAGAATACATTGCTGGAATCGGGTCAGTCACAGAGCTTGCTGCAAAATATAATATTCCAGGAGTTAATACCCTACAACAATGGATTTTGAAGTATAATAGCGATATGGAACTCAAAGATTATGATCCAAAACAGGAGGTCTATATGGCTGAAGCAAGAAGAAAAACAACATTTAATGAGCGTAAAGATATCGTCAAATATTGTATTGAACACAAAAGAGATTATAAAGCTACTGCTGAAAAGTATGATGTTTCCTATAGTCAAGTTTATAATTGGGTACATAAATATGATGCAGTCGGAGAAGAAGGATTAACAGACAATCGTGGACGTCATAAATCAGATGAAGAAGTAGATGAACTTGAAAAACTTCGTCGTGAAAACAAACGTTTAAAGCGACAGCTTGAGGAAAGGGATATGACGGTAGAGTTGTTAAAAAAAGTGAAGGAATTCGAAAGGAGGCGATTCTAG
- a CDS encoding N-acetylmuramoyl-L-alanine amidase produces MKIAVDTGHTLTGSDTGAQGNGLREEVLTREVGKYLIPKLRALGHTVIECALDNASTLVQSLSHRYSTANNNDVDLFISIHFNCFNSCAYGTEIYTWKGKETYRSDAVLKNLVSLGFSNRGIKDGSKLAVIKNTKAESMLIEVCFIDSSTDIAIYKSHGPEKIADAIVKGLVGESASTEAQKPVESTSQIGSKKTWEINIQGDVVRSLQEELNKQFGAGIKVDGYAGDNTVNKLITVRQGARGNISKVVQELLIRKGYSVGSYGADGVFGQGTYNAILQLQKKNGLSQDGIVGKNTWKVLLKK; encoded by the coding sequence ATGAAAATAGCAGTTGATACAGGGCATACTCTTACAGGTTCAGATACTGGAGCACAGGGCAATGGATTAAGAGAAGAAGTTTTAACTAGAGAGGTAGGAAAGTATCTTATACCTAAATTAAGAGCATTAGGTCATACAGTAATAGAATGTGCATTAGATAATGCGAGTACTCTAGTTCAAAGTTTATCACATAGATATAGCACTGCTAATAACAATGATGTAGATCTATTCATCTCAATACATTTTAATTGCTTTAATTCATGTGCATATGGAACAGAAATATATACATGGAAAGGAAAAGAAACATATAGGTCAGATGCAGTTTTAAAGAATTTAGTTTCTTTGGGTTTTAGCAATAGGGGAATAAAAGATGGTTCTAAATTAGCAGTTATTAAAAATACAAAAGCTGAATCCATGCTTATAGAGGTGTGTTTTATAGATAGCTCTACGGATATAGCAATATATAAAAGTCATGGTCCAGAGAAAATAGCAGATGCTATAGTAAAAGGTTTAGTAGGAGAAAGTGCAAGCACTGAAGCACAAAAACCAGTAGAGTCTACATCACAAATAGGATCTAAAAAGACATGGGAAATTAATATTCAAGGGGATGTAGTAAGAAGTTTACAAGAGGAATTAAATAAGCAATTTGGTGCAGGAATTAAAGTAGATGGATATGCTGGGGACAATACTGTAAATAAATTAATTACTGTAAGACAAGGTGCAAGAGGTAACATAAGTAAGGTAGTCCAAGAACTTTTAATAAGGAAAGGTTACAGTGTAGGAAGTTATGGAGCAGATGGAGTTTTTGGACAAGGAACATATAATGCAATTCTGCAGCTACAGAAGAAAAATGGACTTTCACAAGATGGAATTGTAGGGAAAAATACATGGAAGGTACTTTTAAAGAAGTAG
- a CDS encoding BhlA/UviB family holin-like peptide has protein sequence MENQILKYLLTQGAFAGLFTYLLFYVLKENSNRENNYQNIIQKLTDKFNLLDDVSKKVDKIKETLDK, from the coding sequence ATGGAAAATCAAATTTTAAAATATCTTTTAACTCAAGGAGCTTTTGCAGGATTATTTACTTACTTGCTATTTTATGTACTCAAAGAGAACTCTAACAGGGAAAATAACTATCAAAATATAATCCAAAAGCTAACTGATAAGTTTAATTTATTAGATGATGTAAGTAAAAAGGTAGATAAAATAAAAGAAACATTAGATAAATAA
- a CDS encoding phage tail spike protein, which translates to MISLYNANEVDFNHNGTIIKPTACKVTEELNGIFELELEHPLDKEGRWEELLEENIIKASTPRGDQLFRIYKKVKTMSSILIYARHIFYDLLDNMLVDVRIKNLKGNEAIKSIFNNTLNPNKFNVSSNILKASTAHYSMKNPVEALLSDNENSFLNSWGGELLRDNFNIHMDFKIGINNGVRIKYGKNLLGIKEDLNLDTVVTRIVPLGYNGIMLDKSKPYVDSPLINIYGNIKTKEIKFDHIKLKEDAQEGETGYTLQEARKKLIEECKKIFENGLDKPAVSYEADFLLLSETEEYKDYKVLENVNLGDTVTIQHKKLNIDLQSRVIGYEYNCLTKNFNKLNLGNFLGDYIKSTNQILRKAEKIFNDNGTVNPNQLQGAIDFHQVKMKAMKDVAKPQDVLGIIFEDRLIGSKTYGAMALGTMGFMIADSFKPGTDEWDFRTFGTGSGFTADLLNAGILQSLDGTMKIDLDNARFLMYEFGKRAIELKNNSVVFYDWEGTEEVGKLYSAQMVDNPKQKGIDLACEPGSFLSLSHKPRGESYYKSYMTFDNKALQEPFPIKFNESFNVGDVSQYWWDWKTKDIDAIMYSSDDGTLCLGHNHKKNICLGTYWIGDKFLSPTLEIKNPRNDKYGYGMWVYQSACADKDLHVNGNFTVAGQKNCVQKTKFYGDITYNSYETPGSWLGDYYFGSIGEDGVCYVELNDKFIESVNTIIKYHVISSIYKGKINEIETLERFVKVTGTPGTEFSLNIIAKRRGFESVENESIATREIQSYEDIVPVQPYPEDDDILEESVKKEVEETFKREKLFMEEIIYDN; encoded by the coding sequence TTGATAAGTTTATATAATGCTAATGAAGTAGACTTTAATCATAATGGAACTATTATAAAGCCTACTGCATGCAAGGTTACAGAGGAGTTAAATGGTATATTCGAGTTAGAATTAGAACACCCATTAGATAAGGAAGGCAGATGGGAAGAGCTATTAGAAGAGAATATAATTAAAGCAAGTACCCCAAGGGGAGACCAGTTATTTAGAATTTATAAAAAAGTAAAGACAATGTCTAGTATATTAATTTATGCTAGGCATATTTTTTATGATTTACTTGATAATATGCTAGTAGATGTAAGAATAAAGAACTTAAAAGGCAATGAAGCTATAAAATCCATTTTTAATAATACGTTAAACCCAAATAAATTTAATGTATCTAGTAATATTCTAAAAGCTTCTACAGCTCATTATTCTATGAAAAATCCTGTGGAAGCTTTATTATCTGATAATGAAAACTCTTTTTTAAATTCTTGGGGTGGAGAACTTCTTAGGGATAATTTCAATATTCATATGGATTTTAAAATAGGCATTAATAATGGGGTTAGAATTAAGTATGGAAAGAATCTTTTAGGAATTAAAGAAGATTTAAACCTAGATACAGTTGTAACAAGGATAGTTCCATTAGGTTACAATGGGATAATGCTAGATAAAAGTAAACCTTATGTAGATAGTCCTTTAATAAATATTTACGGAAATATAAAGACTAAAGAAATAAAATTTGATCATATAAAACTAAAAGAAGATGCACAAGAGGGGGAAACTGGATATACACTTCAAGAAGCTAGGAAAAAGCTTATAGAAGAGTGTAAAAAGATTTTTGAAAATGGTCTTGATAAACCAGCAGTATCCTATGAAGCAGACTTTTTATTATTAAGTGAAACAGAGGAATATAAGGATTATAAAGTCTTAGAAAATGTAAATCTTGGAGATACAGTAACCATACAACATAAGAAATTAAATATAGATCTACAATCTAGAGTAATTGGTTATGAATACAATTGTTTAACTAAGAACTTTAATAAGCTAAACTTAGGTAACTTTTTAGGGGATTATATTAAATCTACTAATCAAATTTTAAGAAAAGCTGAAAAGATATTTAATGATAATGGAACTGTAAATCCAAATCAATTACAAGGGGCAATTGATTTTCACCAAGTAAAAATGAAGGCCATGAAGGATGTAGCTAAGCCTCAAGATGTTCTAGGAATAATATTCGAGGATAGGTTAATAGGAAGCAAAACTTATGGAGCCATGGCACTTGGAACTATGGGATTTATGATTGCAGATAGTTTTAAGCCAGGTACAGATGAATGGGATTTTAGAACCTTTGGTACTGGATCAGGATTTACTGCTGACTTACTTAATGCAGGGATATTACAGAGTTTAGATGGAACTATGAAAATTGATCTAGACAATGCAAGATTTTTAATGTATGAATTTGGCAAACGTGCCATTGAACTAAAAAATAACAGTGTTGTATTTTACGACTGGGAAGGTACAGAAGAAGTTGGAAAGTTATATTCAGCACAAATGGTGGATAATCCTAAACAAAAAGGCATTGACTTAGCTTGTGAACCTGGTAGTTTTTTATCATTATCTCATAAGCCACGCGGAGAATCTTATTATAAATCATATATGACTTTTGATAATAAGGCATTACAAGAACCGTTTCCAATAAAGTTCAATGAATCATTTAATGTAGGAGATGTTTCTCAATATTGGTGGGATTGGAAAACGAAAGATATAGACGCTATTATGTATTCATCAGATGATGGTACCTTATGTTTAGGCCATAATCATAAAAAGAATATATGCCTAGGAACATACTGGATAGGTGATAAATTCTTATCCCCTACACTTGAGATTAAAAATCCTCGAAATGATAAGTATGGCTATGGTATGTGGGTTTATCAGAGTGCTTGTGCAGATAAGGATTTACATGTTAATGGCAACTTCACCGTAGCTGGACAAAAGAACTGTGTTCAAAAAACTAAATTCTATGGTGATATAACATATAACTCCTATGAAACTCCTGGTTCTTGGCTAGGAGATTATTACTTTGGATCTATAGGAGAAGATGGTGTATGTTATGTAGAATTAAATGATAAATTTATTGAAAGTGTAAATACAATTATTAAATATCATGTTATTTCATCTATATACAAAGGCAAAATAAATGAAATAGAAACTTTGGAAAGGTTCGTGAAGGTAACAGGAACTCCAGGAACAGAATTCTCTTTAAATATAATTGCAAAAAGGCGTGGCTTTGAAAGTGTAGAGAATGAAAGTATAGCTACTAGAGAAATACAAAGCTATGAGGATATTGTACCTGTACAACCTTACCCAGAAGATGATGATATATTAGAAGAATCAGTAAAAAAAGAAGTAGAAGAAACTTTTAAGAGAGAAAAATTATTTATGGAGGAGATTATATATGATAACTAA
- a CDS encoding BppU family phage baseplate upper protein, translated as MAKSIYNLPIDIKKEIYDKITVKQEDTKSRYLNITLTDNSLPIDLTGHTVKIFILKPDKSKIFNNVKVLNPKEGKIEVELTTQALLLPGDINLELVIYGSDNSILSSKILSICIEKKLRDDKVIESTNEFGALGDALTKLGQWEGMFQSKYDNVENNYKKDLTYVKNRFVDKTNPVMNNSALVQTAEGGDSAIRVKNNKGSMRMVTSNGVSYLQSEWVGKEPSPTELRITGDASSNLSNLDLKADNVNINGDKLNARSWKLSQASDNTGTILTNLLANKELRLGNGGNVAYGDKLLAFQDDIVKVDNPTKESTRITIAGKFVIVRYTLKTSVDTGNQLNGAYFASFSNINAYMSQCLGGFGSVENGIERIQVTPGGGKFTAYIVSNVNSFSGRTVYVTLYGLK; from the coding sequence ATGGCTAAAAGTATATATAATTTACCAATAGATATTAAAAAAGAAATATACGATAAAATAACAGTAAAACAAGAAGATACTAAATCAAGATATTTAAATATAACCTTAACTGATAACAGCCTGCCAATAGATTTAACAGGACATACAGTTAAGATTTTTATTTTAAAACCTGATAAATCTAAAATATTTAATAATGTAAAAGTTTTAAATCCTAAAGAAGGAAAAATAGAAGTTGAATTAACTACACAAGCATTACTTCTACCAGGAGATATTAATTTAGAGTTAGTGATCTACGGAAGCGACAATAGTATATTAAGTTCAAAAATACTTTCTATATGCATAGAGAAGAAATTGCGAGATGATAAAGTCATAGAAAGTACCAATGAATTTGGGGCACTTGGAGATGCGCTTACAAAATTAGGACAATGGGAAGGCATGTTCCAAAGCAAATATGACAATGTGGAAAATAATTATAAAAAAGACTTAACTTATGTTAAAAATCGCTTTGTAGATAAAACTAATCCAGTTATGAACAATTCAGCATTAGTACAAACAGCTGAAGGTGGAGATTCTGCCATACGTGTTAAAAATAATAAAGGTTCTATGAGAATGGTAACATCAAACGGAGTTTCATATCTTCAATCAGAATGGGTTGGTAAGGAACCTTCACCAACAGAATTAAGGATAACTGGGGATGCATCTAGCAATTTAAGCAATTTGGATTTAAAAGCGGATAATGTAAATATTAACGGCGATAAGTTAAATGCGAGAAGTTGGAAATTATCCCAAGCTAGTGATAACACTGGAACCATATTAACTAATTTATTAGCAAATAAAGAGTTAAGGTTAGGTAATGGTGGTAATGTTGCATATGGGGATAAGTTATTAGCTTTCCAAGATGATATTGTTAAGGTAGATAATCCAACAAAAGAATCTACAAGAATAACTATAGCAGGTAAATTTGTAATAGTTAGATATACCTTGAAAACTTCAGTTGATACAGGAAATCAGTTAAATGGAGCATATTTTGCATCGTTTAGTAACATCAATGCATATATGTCTCAGTGCTTGGGCGGATTTGGAAGTGTTGAAAATGGTATAGAACGTATTCAAGTAACACCAGGTGGAGGTAAATTTACAGCATATATAGTTAGTAATGTAAATAGTTTTAGTGGAAGAACCGTTTATGTTACATTATATGGATTGAAGTAG
- a CDS encoding distal tail protein Dit: protein MKDGFIWKGIHSNEKKFKIISLPSISTFEKREDKIIVPGRNGYLINTDNTYEGEVKSVEYDYFDDKFDDIKKWLTGSGEVIFSNEPDKYYKARIINKITLDQVLKKFHSGVVQFECQPFGYFIDGKDSLELEKPTSLHNPGTIYSEPTLTIWGTGDITLEINTETIKLTGVNEYITLNSELELCHKEKIHNQGFRMYGEFPRFEVGENKISWKGDVSKVVVEPKWRCL, encoded by the coding sequence ATGAAGGACGGATTTATATGGAAGGGCATTCATAGCAATGAAAAGAAGTTTAAAATCATATCACTTCCATCAATATCAACTTTTGAAAAGAGAGAAGATAAAATAATTGTTCCAGGCAGAAATGGATACCTTATTAATACTGATAATACTTACGAAGGAGAAGTAAAATCAGTTGAATATGATTACTTTGATGATAAATTTGACGATATAAAAAAGTGGCTCACAGGAAGTGGAGAAGTTATCTTTTCAAATGAGCCTGATAAATATTATAAAGCCAGAATAATTAATAAAATAACTTTAGATCAAGTATTAAAAAAGTTTCATAGTGGAGTAGTCCAATTTGAGTGCCAACCTTTTGGATATTTCATAGATGGAAAGGACTCTTTGGAATTAGAAAAACCAACTAGCTTACACAATCCAGGTACTATATATTCGGAGCCAACTTTAACTATCTGGGGAACAGGAGATATAACCCTAGAAATAAATACAGAAACTATTAAATTAACTGGTGTAAATGAATATATAACATTAAATTCTGAATTAGAATTATGTCATAAAGAGAAAATACACAATCAAGGATTTAGAATGTATGGAGAATTTCCTAGATTTGAAGTAGGGGAGAATAAAATAAGCTGGAAAGGTGACGTATCTAAAGTTGTAGTAGAACCGAAATGGAGGTGTTTATAA
- a CDS encoding phage tail protein, with protein sequence MSNAVILVNVNMNIQAAKEAEKEVEGLASKLGKLAKTGLKGLTDGVIAAGGALKKLWDIGVKCNSDMGSNVSTIKNAFNSLASEAFAPLADTLKDTVLPAALGHIDTLSKEFKEKGITGLVGAIGEIAAKMLSNISSNLPMIMNIAMDIIQSFIDGIKGNLPQIVSSAIKIIVSLAEGILTMLPKILELGLQLIIELAKGLAESIPTMLPAIIEVVIGICDMIIDNIDTIISVGIKLLLALIQGIMDSLPTLIEHIPRIINSFCDALFCNLPTILKAGVDILLTLIKGIIESIPTLIANLPQIILAIVNVMMLYDWISVGKNLIQFIGNGFSSMGKGLCTIASDIAKWVHNAITSIFTGGFSWGGNLISSIGNGFSAMSTFLAESARGVARYALSAITSIFTGGVNIGKNLISGIWTGIKSMQQWILNNISTFAGCVISGIKGFFGIHSPSRVMRDQVGKYLAQGIGLGFEDESSDLENTIEKDLSSLVGKMQMAVDYNVASTTAGIVASRNIPSEVSTVTHNNDNGLNVNIESFVNNRKQDVREFAEELEFYRGKLSVGKGGV encoded by the coding sequence ATGAGTAATGCAGTGATTTTAGTAAATGTTAATATGAATATTCAAGCTGCTAAAGAAGCTGAAAAAGAAGTAGAAGGACTGGCTAGTAAATTAGGTAAACTAGCTAAAACAGGGTTAAAGGGTCTTACTGATGGTGTAATTGCTGCTGGAGGAGCATTAAAAAAATTATGGGACATAGGTGTCAAATGTAATAGTGATATGGGAAGCAATGTGAGCACTATAAAAAATGCTTTTAATTCTCTTGCAAGTGAAGCATTTGCACCCCTAGCTGATACATTAAAAGATACTGTATTACCTGCAGCTTTAGGTCATATTGATACATTAAGTAAAGAATTTAAAGAGAAAGGTATTACAGGACTTGTAGGGGCAATTGGGGAAATAGCAGCAAAGATGCTAAGTAATATATCTAGTAATTTACCTATGATTATGAACATAGCAATGGACATAATACAGAGTTTCATAGATGGAATAAAGGGTAATTTACCACAGATAGTAAGCTCGGCTATAAAAATTATCGTAAGTTTGGCAGAAGGAATTTTAACAATGTTGCCAAAGATATTGGAGTTAGGATTACAACTAATAATAGAATTAGCTAAGGGATTAGCGGAATCTATACCTACAATGCTACCTGCAATAATAGAGGTTGTTATAGGCATATGTGACATGATAATAGATAATATAGATACTATTATAAGTGTAGGTATAAAACTATTACTTGCGTTAATACAAGGAATAATGGATTCTTTACCAACCCTAATAGAACATATTCCAAGAATAATTAATTCATTTTGTGATGCTCTATTCTGTAATTTACCGACAATTTTAAAGGCTGGTGTAGATATATTATTAACTCTTATAAAAGGTATAATTGAAAGTATACCTACATTAATAGCTAATCTTCCACAGATTATCCTTGCTATAGTTAATGTTATGATGTTATACGATTGGATATCTGTTGGTAAAAATTTAATTCAATTTATAGGCAATGGATTTTCTTCTATGGGAAAAGGTCTATGTACCATAGCAAGTGATATAGCTAAATGGGTACACAATGCAATAACAAGTATATTTACAGGCGGCTTCAGTTGGGGAGGAAATCTTATCTCTAGTATAGGCAATGGTTTTTCAGCCATGAGTACTTTCTTAGCAGAGTCTGCAAGAGGTGTTGCAAGGTACGCATTAAGTGCCATTACAAGCATATTTACAGGTGGAGTTAATATAGGTAAAAATTTAATTTCAGGAATTTGGACTGGAATTAAGAGCATGCAACAATGGATTTTAAATAACATCTCTACATTTGCAGGATGTGTAATAAGTGGTATTAAAGGTTTCTTTGGTATACATTCACCATCAAGAGTTATGAGAGATCAGGTAGGAAAGTACCTAGCACAAGGTATAGGATTAGGATTTGAAGATGAATCTTCTGATTTAGAAAATACTATAGAGAAAGATTTATCTAGTTTAGTTGGTAAAATGCAAATGGCAGTAGATTATAATGTAGCAAGTACCACTGCTGGAATTGTTGCTAGCAGGAATATTCCAAGTGAAGTATCTACTGTAACACATAATAATGATAATGGATTAAATGTTAATATAGAAAGCTTTGTGAACAATAGAAAGCAAGATGTAAGAGAGTTTGCAGAGGAACTAGAATTCTATAGAGGAAAATTATCAGTAGGAAAAGGAGGAGTATAA
- a CDS encoding Com family DNA-binding transcriptional regulator: MVNIKDIRCPYCNQLLLKADYIKGEVKCTRCKKIIKLKVIQRTEPRATL; encoded by the coding sequence GTGGTTAATATTAAAGACATAAGATGCCCTTATTGTAATCAGTTACTTTTAAAAGCTGACTACATTAAAGGTGAAGTAAAATGTACTAGATGCAAAAAAATAATTAAATTAAAAGTTATACAGAGAACAGAGCCTAGAGCCACACTATAG